Proteins encoded together in one Hevea brasiliensis isolate MT/VB/25A 57/8 chromosome 16, ASM3005281v1, whole genome shotgun sequence window:
- the LOC110646092 gene encoding transcription factor MYB1, whose translation MLMAPMNSLASTNSKMVMNRGAWTAEEDRKLAEYIEVHGAKRWKTVAMKAGLNRCGKSCRLRWLNYLRPNIKRGNISDEEEDLILRLHKLLGNRWSLIAGRLPGRTDNEIKNYWNSHLSKKINKKEKKPESSIPQESIPKKTCDTAAAAHEMMEEGRQGAAIPELSFDVNEFFDFSTEGSYGLEWVNKFLELDEDPWLTEKS comes from the exons ATGCTCATGGCACCCATGAACAGTTTGGCTTCTACTAATAGTAAGATGGTCATGAACAGAGGAGCATGGACAGCTGAGGAAGATAGAAAACTGGCAGAGTATATTGAAGTTCATGGTGCCAAGAGATGGAAAACAGTTGCAATGAAAGCAG GTTTAAACCGATGCGGGAAGAGTTGCAGATTGAGATGGTTGAACTATTTGAGACCCAACATCAAGAGAGGCAACATTTCAGATGAAGAAGAGGACTTGATTCTTAGACTTCATAAACTACTCGGCAATAG GTGGTCATTGATTGCTGGGAGACTTCCAGGACGAACGGACAATGAAATAAAGAACTACTGGAATTCTCATTTgagcaaaaaaattaataagaaggAGAAAAAACCAGAGTCTTCAATTCCGCAGGAGAGCATCCCCAAGAAGACATGTGACACTGCTGCTGCTGCTCATGAAATGATGGAAGAGGGCAGACAAGGAGCTGCTATTCCGGAGCTTAGCTTCGATGTCAACGAGTTCTTCGACTTCTCCACGGAAGGATCCTACGGCTTGGAATGGGTAAACAAGTTTCTTGAACTTGATGAGGATCCATGGCTAACCGAGAAGAGCTGA